The DNA segment ccttcttctccgGTCTTATCTCGAGACATATCGAACGTGCATACACCTCCGAACACCTGCATGATAATCATATATAACGTACTAACCCCCCGAGAAGTAACAATACTTACGCAGGTATCAACTCATCGCCATAATTCCAGCACAACATCCATAAGTTACTAGCCATACTGACCCACGTAAACTACGATGTTCCTCTCCACGCAGTAAGTCGCACCTACCTACCCTTCAGTCCTTCCGTCCAACCCACTTGTACTTGTTCCATACTCATCCAAAGATCTTTTTGTTATCCTACTAACCTGATATCCCAGCCCAACCCAGGAAGAAGCCTCCTCCCACGTCGCCTCGCAAATAATCGCCCGAATCAACACCTTCCGACCCACCCAAAATCGCAAATTCATCCTATGCCTCCCAACGGGAGGTACACCGTTCTTGGTCTACCGCGAATTGGCGAGACGGtgcgaagagggtgaagtCAGTTTCGAGGTGAGCAGGTTGTCTTTTTCTGTTGAGATCAATATCTTGATTGATGTTCATTCCTCGTGTTATGACACTGTAGCACGTCATCACGATCAATCTAGATGAATATGTTGGACTGGGCTCGGAGCATCCGCAAAGCTATTGTCATTTTATGGAAGAGAACTGTAAGCGCATTTTTGTTCTTTTACTAATACGTTATACTGATACTAGGGATCATTCCAATACCAACTAGTCTTCTCAAAAGGTAAGTTACAATCCCCCAACATCATATTTACAcgaccattcccatccccttcaccgtaccataccatactaACCCCATCTCCAGTGGACATTCCACCCAACCAATCCCACCTCCTGCCAGGccaccccatccctcccaaTACGACCCCTGAGCACTCCTGCGCATCGTACGAGAGTCTGATCACCTCGCTGGGAGGGATTCACCTGTTATTCATGGGTATAGGCGAGAACGGGCATATAGGGTTCAACGAGCCTGGGTCGAGCTTCGGCGGTAGGACTAGGGTGATCAAACTCGATGAGGGGACGAGGGGTGTAAATGTGAGTATTGGACTTCTCCCATTACTGTATTGGATGGGTCACCTTGACTTTACAAAACTTGAAGCATATAATGATACGATGTTGAGAGATAACGGGCTAATCGACAATGACCATGCATCAGGCTAGATTCTTCGACGATCCCAGTGAGATACCGACCCACGCACTCACAATGGGCATAGGAACAATCCGAGAAGCAAGGGAGATGATTGTCCTGGCTttgggcaagaagaaggctgaagCTGTGAGGAGGGCTGTGGAAGATGGCGTTAATCATCTGGTGAGTAGGGTATACCATGAGGTATGACTGATCTTACCTTTGATATGTAAAGTGCCCGGCGTCAGCTCTGCAATTACACGAGAATGTAAGGTTCGTGACAGATAACGAAGCGAGTCAAAGTAAGTGCGGCCCAGTGGTAGACTGAGCTAGTCAAAGTGACTTGATGACTTGTGATATTCAGATCTGAGAGAGACCACCAAGACTTATCTAATGGCTCAAGTACCTGCCGAGCCCTCTCCTCCAAGCCAAGATGAAAGACATGGACCAAATGTTACCCTTGTTAAGCGCCCCAACCGACCAAACGCACTAAGAGGATCATCCTTCAATCTCAGTCTCTCACCACTCTCACCGAGGGAAGAATCCCATCAACATACTTGGTCTAgacctccttctcctgtgAGCGCGAGGAACAAGGCAAATGACGAGATCATCGCTGTACAAGGTACAAATGGAGACCAGAAGACCGCCCTCGATACATCTAAACACGATGAGGACAACGAGCCAGAACCACCTACCAAAACGTTACTTTCGCAGggcaagatcaagatcaacgaGAAATTGAATGTGAAGAACGATAAAGGCGATGAAGATTGTCAAGTGATGTGAACCTTATCATGGAGAAACTCAACGTACTGTACACTATTCTAATCATGACTTGTACGAATACCCTGCTTGCTTTTTCATGCTTCCGCTTCTGCTTTCATCTTCAGTGTGATATATGCATGGTTCGATATGATACAATGCATTGACCAGGTCTGACTCGAATGAAGGAGAATTCTGTGCGTATGCCACTACACCTCTCAAAGTGACAATATGGTATATAActtatatgtatatgtataatATCAAGAAAAGGCACTAAACTGACAAGATCCCACCCCGGTATATACAATGGTATCTATCATTGATCAATTCACAAAGTAACTctcacccctcttcttcttattcACTCCTATGAACCAACGCTAaacctccttcccacccttcttcctcctccccaaacccaaatcactctccaacctcccccaaacctcctcccccaTACTGCTCTTAACCATCCTCAACACATCTCCTACACTCTTCCCCACCCATTTACCCTCTTTCCCCTGAGCATCGCCATCGCCAGAAAGCGGTTTATCAGCGAACGAAAGGAGTTCATACAGATCACCTATCTGATCTGCCTTTTGCTCTAGCGTATCGATCACTTCCCTCAGATGTTCAGCTAGGACGTGTCGcttggaggagattgatgcgGGGTCGAGGAGCTTGTACTGGTCTGCTAGTTCTGAGTAGATCCTGTGTACAAACAGAAATGATCAGCGAGATGCCCATATGGCCATGACAACCTGCCTATCGTTCCCACAATACAGTCATCTTGTAAAGTACTTCTGAATGAcagatgggaatgacgaagaaatcaccactcacatcttgtAATGctcgaaatcatcttccaactccctaaCCACTCTAGCAAGTACAGT comes from the Kwoniella bestiolae CBS 10118 chromosome 2, complete sequence genome and includes:
- a CDS encoding glucosamine-6-phosphate deaminase, which produces MFLSTHPTQEEASSHVASQIIARINTFRPTQNRKFILCLPTGGTPFLVYRELARRCEEGEVSFEHVITINLDEYVGLGSEHPQSYCHFMEENFFSKGKLQSPNIIFTRPFPSPSPYHTILTPSPVDIPPNQSHLLPGHPIPPNTTPEHSCASYESLITSLGGIHLLFMGIGENGHIGFNEPGSSFGGRTRVIKLDEGTRGVNARFFDDPSEIPTHALTMGIGTIREAREMIVLALGKKKAEAVRRAVEDGVNHLCPASALQLHENVRFVTDNEASQNLRETTKTYLMAQVPAEPSPPSQDERHGPNVTLVKRPNRPNALRGSSFNLSLSPLSPREESHQHTWSRPPSPVSARNKANDEIIAVQGTNGDQKTALDTSKHDEDNEPEPPTKTLLSQGKIKINEKLNVKNDKGDEDCQVM